One genomic window of Roseateles sp. DAIF2 includes the following:
- a CDS encoding EamA family transporter, producing MPARHLLLALVVVAIWGSNFVVIKLALGALPPLLFAALRFAFAVLPAIFFLPRPPTSWRNLAAYGLLIGVGQFGVLYLAMRAQISPGLASLVVQTQVFFTLLLAVRLAREHVQAYQWAGLALAASGIGVIALHTDGSTTVLGVAMVLLAAFSWACGNMVGKRAGQVNMLAYMVWTSLFAVPPLILLSLLVEGPAAIAAGLARADAGTWAAVLWQSLGNTLFGYGMWGWLLARHAAATVVPLALLVPVFGMGSAALFLGEPLPAWKLGAAALVMSGLALNLLWPLRHRLRPA from the coding sequence ATGCCCGCCCGCCATCTGCTGCTCGCGCTGGTCGTCGTCGCGATCTGGGGCAGCAACTTCGTCGTGATCAAGCTGGCGCTGGGGGCGCTGCCACCGCTGCTGTTCGCGGCGCTGCGCTTTGCCTTCGCGGTGCTGCCGGCGATCTTCTTTCTGCCGCGCCCGCCCACCTCCTGGCGCAATCTGGCGGCCTATGGCCTTTTGATCGGCGTGGGTCAGTTCGGCGTGCTGTACCTGGCGATGCGCGCGCAGATCTCGCCGGGTCTGGCCTCGCTGGTGGTGCAGACCCAGGTGTTCTTCACCCTGCTGCTGGCGGTGCGCCTGGCCCGGGAGCATGTGCAGGCCTACCAATGGGCGGGCCTGGCGCTGGCGGCCAGCGGCATCGGCGTGATCGCGTTGCACACCGACGGCAGCACCACGGTGCTGGGCGTGGCGATGGTGCTGCTGGCGGCCTTTTCCTGGGCCTGCGGCAATATGGTCGGCAAGCGCGCGGGTCAGGTGAACATGCTGGCCTATATGGTCTGGACCAGCCTGTTCGCGGTGCCGCCGCTGATCCTGCTGTCCCTGCTGGTCGAGGGCCCGGCCGCGATCGCCGCGGGTCTGGCCCGGGCCGATGCGGGCACCTGGGCCGCGGTGCTGTGGCAGTCGCTGGGCAACACCCTGTTCGGCTACGGCATGTGGGGCTGGCTGCTGGCACGCCATGCGGCGGCCACCGTCGTGCCGCTGGCCCTGCTGGTGCCGGTGTTCGGCATGGGCAGCGCCGCGCTGTTCCTGGGCGAGCCGCTGCCGGCCTGGAAGCTGGGCGCGGCGGCGCTGGTGATGAGCGGCCTGGCGTTGAACCTGCTGTGGCCGCTGCGCCATCGCCTGCGGCCGGCATGA